In Phaenicophaeus curvirostris isolate KB17595 chromosome 14, BPBGC_Pcur_1.0, whole genome shotgun sequence, a single genomic region encodes these proteins:
- the SLC12A3 gene encoding solute carrier family 12 member 3 isoform X4, protein MAELPVPELPTTLSRCSGRFTISTFLGSDEGGRGAYAPTEGPGCDSAHPTQLSGSTLCTRTFGYNTVDVVPAYEHYADSKDGGDAGKGRPSLADLHSILRPDPGHLRAPVCDPQRSNGLPDTASEEAEGEPGKVPEPEPVRFGWVKGVMIRCMLNIWGVILYLRLPWITAQAGIALTWLIILMSVTVTTITGLSISAISTNGKVKSGGTYFLISRSLGPELGGSIGLIFAFANAVAVAMHTVGFAETVRDLLQEHNSLIVDPTNDIRIIGVVTVTVLLGISLAGMEWEAKAQILFFLVILVSFINYLVGTVIPATIEKQSKGFFSYRADIFAQNFVPNWRGPEGSFFGLFSIFFPSATGILAGANISGDLKDPAVAIPKGTLMAIFWTTVSYLVLSATIGSCVVRDASGSLNDTVAMGSTGCEGLACALGWNFTTCTQQQSCRYGLSNYYQSMSMVSGFGPLITAGIFGATLSSALACLVSAPKVFQCLCKDQLYPLIGFFGKGYGRNNEPIRGYMLTYVIAVGFILIAELNAIAPIISNFFLCSYALINFSCFHASITNSPGWRPSFRYYSKWAALFGAAISVVIMFLLTWWAALIAFGIVIFLLGYVLYKKPDVNWGSSMQASSYNMALSYSVGLSEVDEHIKNYRPQCLVLTGPPNFRPALVDFVGTFTKNLSLMLCGNVLIGPQKQKVPESRLTADGHTKWLVKRKIKAFYTDVVAEDLRSGVQMLIQAAGLGKMRPNILVLGYKRNWRTASPQSLEDYVGILHDAFDFKYGVCLMRMKEGLNVSRVMQAHADSATLSGAQQASTIFQSEQGKKTIDIYWLFDDGGLTLLIPYLLGRKKRWGKCKIRVFVGGQINRMDEERKAIVSLLSKFRLGFHEVHILPDINQKPRPEHIKRFNDLIAPFRLNDGFKDEAVVHEMKQGCPWKISDEEVDINRAKSLRQVRLNEILLDYSRDAALIAITLPIGRKGRCPSSLYMAWLETLSQDLRPPVILTRGNQENVLTFYCQ, encoded by the exons ATGGCCGAGCTGCCTGTCCCCGAGCTCCCGACCACCCTGTCCCGCTGCAGCGGCCGTTTCACCATCAGCACCTTCCTGGGCTCGGACGAGGGCGGCCGCGGAGCCTACGCGCCCACCGAGGGGCCCGGCTGCGACAGCGCCCACCCCACGCAGCTCTCCGGCAGCACCCTCTGCACCAGGACCTTCGGCTACAACACGGTGGACGTGGTGCCCGCCTACGAGCACTACGCCGACAGCAAGGACGGGGGGGACGCCGGCAAGGGCCGGCCCTCGCTGGCCGACCTGCACTCCATCCTCAGG CCTGATCCAGGCCACCTCCGCGCCCCCGTGTGTGACCCGCAGCGGAGCAATGGCCTGCCGGACACCGCGTCTGAAGAGGCGGAGGGGGAGCCGGGCAAAGTCCCTGAGCCAGAGCCTGTCCGCTTCGGATGGGTGAAGGGAGTGATG ATCCGCTGCATGCTGAACATCTGGGGAGTCATCCTCTACTTGCGCTTGCCCTGGATCACTGCCCAGGCAGGAATCG ccctgacGTGGCTCATCATCCTGATGTCCGTGACGGTGACCACCATCACCGGCTTGTCCATCTCTGCCATATCCACCAACGGCAAAGTGAAATCAG GGGGCACCTATTTCCTCATCTCGCGGAGCCTGGGGCCGGAGCTGGGCGGCTCCATCGGGCTGATCTTCGCCTTTGCCAACGCGGTGGCCGTGGCCATGCACACGGTGGGCTTCGCTGAAACCGTGCGGGACCTGCTGCAG GAGCACAACTCCCTTATTGTGGACCCCACCAATGACATCCGCATCATCGGGGTTGTCACCGTGACGGTGCTGCTGGGCATCTCCCTGGCTGGCATGGAGTGGGAGGCCAAG GCACAGATACTGTTTTTCCTGGTCATCTTGGTTTCCTTCATCAATTACTTGGTGGGGACAGTGATCCCGGCCACCATAGAGAAGCAGTCGAAGGGCTTCTTCAGCTACCGAG ccGACATCTTTGCCCAGAACTTCGTGCCCAACTGGCGCGGACCCGAGGGCTCCTTCTTTggcttgttttccattttcttcccatcAGCAACCGGCATCCTGGCTGGGGCCAACATTTCAGGTGACCTGAAG GATCCTGCCGTGGCCATCCCCAAGGGCACCTTGATGGCCATCTTCTGGACCACCGTGTCCTACCTGGTGCTTTCTGCTACGATTG GCTCCTGCGTGGTCCGGGACGCCTCGGGCAGCCTGAACGACACCGTGGCCATGGGATCGACAGGCTGCGAGGGACTGGCCTGCGCTTTGGGCTGGAACTTCACCACCTGcacccagcagcagagctgccgCTACGGGCTCAGCAACTACTACCAG AGCATGAGCATGGTGTCCGGATTCGGCCCCCTCATCACCGCAGGGATCTTTGGCGCGACCCTCTCCTCAGCACTGGCCTGCCTCGTCTCAGCCCCCAAAGTCTTCCAG TGTCTCTGCAAGGACCAGCTCTACCCTCTCATAGGCTTCTTCGGGAAGGGCTACGGGAGGAACAACGAGCCCATCCGCGGCTACATGCTCACCTATGTCATCGCTGTCGGCTTCATCCTCATTG ccGAACTCAACGCCATCGCCCCCATCATTTCCAacttctttctctgctcctACGCCCTCATCAACTTCAGCTGCTTCCATGCCTCCATCACCAACTCCCCAG GCTGGCGACCCTCCTTTCGGTATTACAGCAAGTGGGCTGCGCTCTTCGGGGCTGCCATCTCGGTGGTGATCATGTTCCTGCTGACCTGGTGGGCAGCTCTCATCGCCTTTGGCATCGTCATCTTCCTCCTCGGATATGTCCTCTACAAAAAGCCAG ACGTCAACTGGGGCTCCTCCATGCAAGCCAGCTCGTACAACATGGCCCTCAGCTACTCGGTGGGGCTGAGCGAAGTGGATGAGCACATCAAGAACTACAG ACCTCAGTGCCTGGTGCTCACTGGCCCTCCCAATTTCCGCCCGGCCCTGGTGGACTTCGTGGGCACATTCACCAAGAACCTCAGCTTGATGCTCTGTGGCAACGTGCTGATT GGACCACAGAAGCAGAAGGTGCCAGAGTCCCGGCTGACTGCAGACGGTCACACCAAGTGGCTTGTGAAGAGGAAGATAAAAGCTTTCTACACGGATGTGGTGGCTGAGGATCTGAGAAGCGGTGTCCAGATGTTAATCCAG GCTGCCGGCCTTGGGAAGATGAGACCCAACATCCTGGTGCTGGGCTACAAGAGGAACTGGCGGACGGCATCCCCGCAGAGCCTGGAGGACTACGTGGGCATCCTGCA cgATGCGTTCGATTTCAAGTACGGCGTGTGCTTGATGAGAATGAAGGAAGGGCTGAACGTTTCCCGAGTGATGCAGGCTCACG caGACTCTGCCACTCTGAGTGGCGCGCAGCAGGCGAGCACCATCTTCCAGAGCGAGCAGGGCAAGAAGACCATCGACATTTACTGGCTCTTCGACGATGGAG GTCTCACGCTGCTCATCCCCTACCTCCTGGGGCGCAAGAAGCGCTGGGGAAAGTGCAAAATTCGGGTGTTCGTCGGTGGGCAGATCAACAGGATGGATGAGGAGAGGAAGGC GATCGTCTCTCTGCTGAGCAAGTTCCGCCTTGGCTTCCACGAGGTCCACATCCTCCCGGACATCAACCAGAAACCGCGGCCGGAGCA CATCAAGAGGTTCAATGACCTGATCGCTCCCTTCAGGCTGAACGACGGCTTCAAGGATGAGGCCGTGGTGCACGAGATGAAGCAGGGCTGTCCCTGGAAGATTTCTGACGAGGAGGTCGATATAAACAGAGCCAAG TCACTCCGACAAGTGCGGCTGAATGAGATCTTGCTGGATTACTCACGGGACGCGGCGCTCATAGCCAT CACGCTGCCCATCGGCAGGAAGGGTcgctgccccagctccctctaCATGGCCTGGCTTGAGACCCTCTCGCAGGACCTGCGGCCCCCTGTCATCCTCACCCGGGGAAACCAAGAGAACGTGCTGACCTTTTACTGCCAATAA
- the SLC12A3 gene encoding solute carrier family 12 member 3 isoform X1, with amino-acid sequence MAELPVPELPTTLSRCSGRFTISTFLGSDEGGRGAYAPTEGPGCDSAHPTQLSGSTLCTRTFGYNTVDVVPAYEHYADSKDGGDAGKGRPSLADLHSILRPDPGHLRAPVCDPQRSNGLPDTASEEAEGEPGKVPEPEPVRFGWVKGVMIRCMLNIWGVILYLRLPWITAQAGIALTWLIILMSVTVTTITGLSISAISTNGKVKSGGTYFLISRSLGPELGGSIGLIFAFANAVAVAMHTVGFAETVRDLLQEHNSLIVDPTNDIRIIGVVTVTVLLGISLAGMEWEAKAQILFFLVILVSFINYLVGTVIPATIEKQSKGFFSYRADIFAQNFVPNWRGPEGSFFGLFSIFFPSATGILAGANISGDLKDPAVAIPKGTLMAIFWTTVSYLVLSATIGSCVVRDASGSLNDTVAMGSTGCEGLACALGWNFTTCTQQQSCRYGLSNYYQSMSMVSGFGPLITAGIFGATLSSALACLVSAPKVFQCLCKDQLYPLIGFFGKGYGRNNEPIRGYMLTYVIAVGFILIAELNAIAPIISNFFLCSYALINFSCFHASITNSPGWRPSFRYYSKWAALFGAAISVVIMFLLTWWAALIAFGIVIFLLGYVLYKKPDVNWGSSMQASSYNMALSYSVGLSEVDEHIKNYRPQCLVLTGPPNFRPALVDFVGTFTKNLSLMLCGNVLIGPQKQKVPESRLTADGHTKWLVKRKIKAFYTDVVAEDLRSGVQMLIQAAGLGKMRPNILVLGYKRNWRTASPQSLEDYVGILHDAFDFKYGVCLMRMKEGLNVSRVMQAHVNPGFDAAELPGNGTGSRAALGTADSATLSGAQQASTIFQSEQGKKTIDIYWLFDDGGLTLLIPYLLGRKKRWGKCKIRVFVGGQINRMDEERKAIVSLLSKFRLGFHEVHILPDINQKPRPEHIKRFNDLIAPFRLNDGFKDEAVVHEMKQGCPWKISDEEVDINRAKSLRQVRLNEILLDYSRDAALIAITLPIGRKGRCPSSLYMAWLETLSQDLRPPVILTRGNQENVLTFYCQ; translated from the exons ATGGCCGAGCTGCCTGTCCCCGAGCTCCCGACCACCCTGTCCCGCTGCAGCGGCCGTTTCACCATCAGCACCTTCCTGGGCTCGGACGAGGGCGGCCGCGGAGCCTACGCGCCCACCGAGGGGCCCGGCTGCGACAGCGCCCACCCCACGCAGCTCTCCGGCAGCACCCTCTGCACCAGGACCTTCGGCTACAACACGGTGGACGTGGTGCCCGCCTACGAGCACTACGCCGACAGCAAGGACGGGGGGGACGCCGGCAAGGGCCGGCCCTCGCTGGCCGACCTGCACTCCATCCTCAGG CCTGATCCAGGCCACCTCCGCGCCCCCGTGTGTGACCCGCAGCGGAGCAATGGCCTGCCGGACACCGCGTCTGAAGAGGCGGAGGGGGAGCCGGGCAAAGTCCCTGAGCCAGAGCCTGTCCGCTTCGGATGGGTGAAGGGAGTGATG ATCCGCTGCATGCTGAACATCTGGGGAGTCATCCTCTACTTGCGCTTGCCCTGGATCACTGCCCAGGCAGGAATCG ccctgacGTGGCTCATCATCCTGATGTCCGTGACGGTGACCACCATCACCGGCTTGTCCATCTCTGCCATATCCACCAACGGCAAAGTGAAATCAG GGGGCACCTATTTCCTCATCTCGCGGAGCCTGGGGCCGGAGCTGGGCGGCTCCATCGGGCTGATCTTCGCCTTTGCCAACGCGGTGGCCGTGGCCATGCACACGGTGGGCTTCGCTGAAACCGTGCGGGACCTGCTGCAG GAGCACAACTCCCTTATTGTGGACCCCACCAATGACATCCGCATCATCGGGGTTGTCACCGTGACGGTGCTGCTGGGCATCTCCCTGGCTGGCATGGAGTGGGAGGCCAAG GCACAGATACTGTTTTTCCTGGTCATCTTGGTTTCCTTCATCAATTACTTGGTGGGGACAGTGATCCCGGCCACCATAGAGAAGCAGTCGAAGGGCTTCTTCAGCTACCGAG ccGACATCTTTGCCCAGAACTTCGTGCCCAACTGGCGCGGACCCGAGGGCTCCTTCTTTggcttgttttccattttcttcccatcAGCAACCGGCATCCTGGCTGGGGCCAACATTTCAGGTGACCTGAAG GATCCTGCCGTGGCCATCCCCAAGGGCACCTTGATGGCCATCTTCTGGACCACCGTGTCCTACCTGGTGCTTTCTGCTACGATTG GCTCCTGCGTGGTCCGGGACGCCTCGGGCAGCCTGAACGACACCGTGGCCATGGGATCGACAGGCTGCGAGGGACTGGCCTGCGCTTTGGGCTGGAACTTCACCACCTGcacccagcagcagagctgccgCTACGGGCTCAGCAACTACTACCAG AGCATGAGCATGGTGTCCGGATTCGGCCCCCTCATCACCGCAGGGATCTTTGGCGCGACCCTCTCCTCAGCACTGGCCTGCCTCGTCTCAGCCCCCAAAGTCTTCCAG TGTCTCTGCAAGGACCAGCTCTACCCTCTCATAGGCTTCTTCGGGAAGGGCTACGGGAGGAACAACGAGCCCATCCGCGGCTACATGCTCACCTATGTCATCGCTGTCGGCTTCATCCTCATTG ccGAACTCAACGCCATCGCCCCCATCATTTCCAacttctttctctgctcctACGCCCTCATCAACTTCAGCTGCTTCCATGCCTCCATCACCAACTCCCCAG GCTGGCGACCCTCCTTTCGGTATTACAGCAAGTGGGCTGCGCTCTTCGGGGCTGCCATCTCGGTGGTGATCATGTTCCTGCTGACCTGGTGGGCAGCTCTCATCGCCTTTGGCATCGTCATCTTCCTCCTCGGATATGTCCTCTACAAAAAGCCAG ACGTCAACTGGGGCTCCTCCATGCAAGCCAGCTCGTACAACATGGCCCTCAGCTACTCGGTGGGGCTGAGCGAAGTGGATGAGCACATCAAGAACTACAG ACCTCAGTGCCTGGTGCTCACTGGCCCTCCCAATTTCCGCCCGGCCCTGGTGGACTTCGTGGGCACATTCACCAAGAACCTCAGCTTGATGCTCTGTGGCAACGTGCTGATT GGACCACAGAAGCAGAAGGTGCCAGAGTCCCGGCTGACTGCAGACGGTCACACCAAGTGGCTTGTGAAGAGGAAGATAAAAGCTTTCTACACGGATGTGGTGGCTGAGGATCTGAGAAGCGGTGTCCAGATGTTAATCCAG GCTGCCGGCCTTGGGAAGATGAGACCCAACATCCTGGTGCTGGGCTACAAGAGGAACTGGCGGACGGCATCCCCGCAGAGCCTGGAGGACTACGTGGGCATCCTGCA cgATGCGTTCGATTTCAAGTACGGCGTGTGCTTGATGAGAATGAAGGAAGGGCTGAACGTTTCCCGAGTGATGCAGGCTCACG ttAACCCCGGGTTTGACGCAGCGGAGCTCCCGGGGAACGGCactggcagcagagcagccctgggcaCAG caGACTCTGCCACTCTGAGTGGCGCGCAGCAGGCGAGCACCATCTTCCAGAGCGAGCAGGGCAAGAAGACCATCGACATTTACTGGCTCTTCGACGATGGAG GTCTCACGCTGCTCATCCCCTACCTCCTGGGGCGCAAGAAGCGCTGGGGAAAGTGCAAAATTCGGGTGTTCGTCGGTGGGCAGATCAACAGGATGGATGAGGAGAGGAAGGC GATCGTCTCTCTGCTGAGCAAGTTCCGCCTTGGCTTCCACGAGGTCCACATCCTCCCGGACATCAACCAGAAACCGCGGCCGGAGCA CATCAAGAGGTTCAATGACCTGATCGCTCCCTTCAGGCTGAACGACGGCTTCAAGGATGAGGCCGTGGTGCACGAGATGAAGCAGGGCTGTCCCTGGAAGATTTCTGACGAGGAGGTCGATATAAACAGAGCCAAG TCACTCCGACAAGTGCGGCTGAATGAGATCTTGCTGGATTACTCACGGGACGCGGCGCTCATAGCCAT CACGCTGCCCATCGGCAGGAAGGGTcgctgccccagctccctctaCATGGCCTGGCTTGAGACCCTCTCGCAGGACCTGCGGCCCCCTGTCATCCTCACCCGGGGAAACCAAGAGAACGTGCTGACCTTTTACTGCCAATAA
- the SLC12A3 gene encoding solute carrier family 12 member 3 isoform X3 encodes MAELPVPELPTTLSRCSGRFTISTFLGSDEGGRGAYAPTEGPGCDSAHPTQLSGSTLCTRTFGYNTVDVVPAYEHYADSKDGGDAGKGRPSLADLHSILRPDPGHLRAPVCDPQRSNGLPDTASEEAEGEPGKVPEPEPVRFGWVKGVMIRCMLNIWGVILYLRLPWITAQAGIALTWLIILMSVTVTTITGLSISAISTNGKVKSGGTYFLISRSLGPELGGSIGLIFAFANAVAVAMHTVGFAETVRDLLQEHNSLIVDPTNDIRIIGVVTVTVLLGISLAGMEWEAKAQILFFLVILVSFINYLVGTVIPATIEKQSKGFFSYRADIFAQNFVPNWRGPEGSFFGLFSIFFPSATGILAGANISGDLKDPAVAIPKGTLMAIFWTTVSYLVLSATIGSCVVRDASGSLNDTVAMGSTGCEGLACALGWNFTTCTQQQSCRYGLSNYYQSMSMVSGFGPLITAGIFGATLSSALACLVSAPKVFQCLCKDQLYPLIGFFGKGYGRNNEPIRGYMLTYVIAVGFILIAELNAIAPIISNFFLCSYALINFSCFHASITNSPGWRPSFRYYSKWAALFGAAISVVIMFLLTWWAALIAFGIVIFLLGYVLYKKPDVNWGSSMQASSYNMALSYSVGLSEVDEHIKNYRPQCLVLTGPPNFRPALVDFVGTFTKNLSLMLCGNVLIGPQKQKVPESRLTADGHTKWLVKRKIKAFYTDVVAEDLRSGVQMLIQAAGLGKMRPNILVLGYKRNWRTASPQSLEDYVGILHDAFDFKYGVCLMRMKEGLNVSRVMQAHVNPGFDAAELPGNGTGSRAALGTADSATLSGAQQASTIFQSEQGKKTIDIYWLFDDGGLTLLIPYLLGRKKRWGKCKIRVFVGGQINRMDEERKAIVSLLSKFRLGFHEVHILPDINQKPRPEHIKRFNDLIAPFRLNDGFKDEAVVHEMKQGCPWKISDEEVDINRAKSLRQVRLNEILLDYSRDAALIAMKGRCPSSLYMAWLETLSQDLRPPVILTRGNQENVLTFYCQ; translated from the exons ATGGCCGAGCTGCCTGTCCCCGAGCTCCCGACCACCCTGTCCCGCTGCAGCGGCCGTTTCACCATCAGCACCTTCCTGGGCTCGGACGAGGGCGGCCGCGGAGCCTACGCGCCCACCGAGGGGCCCGGCTGCGACAGCGCCCACCCCACGCAGCTCTCCGGCAGCACCCTCTGCACCAGGACCTTCGGCTACAACACGGTGGACGTGGTGCCCGCCTACGAGCACTACGCCGACAGCAAGGACGGGGGGGACGCCGGCAAGGGCCGGCCCTCGCTGGCCGACCTGCACTCCATCCTCAGG CCTGATCCAGGCCACCTCCGCGCCCCCGTGTGTGACCCGCAGCGGAGCAATGGCCTGCCGGACACCGCGTCTGAAGAGGCGGAGGGGGAGCCGGGCAAAGTCCCTGAGCCAGAGCCTGTCCGCTTCGGATGGGTGAAGGGAGTGATG ATCCGCTGCATGCTGAACATCTGGGGAGTCATCCTCTACTTGCGCTTGCCCTGGATCACTGCCCAGGCAGGAATCG ccctgacGTGGCTCATCATCCTGATGTCCGTGACGGTGACCACCATCACCGGCTTGTCCATCTCTGCCATATCCACCAACGGCAAAGTGAAATCAG GGGGCACCTATTTCCTCATCTCGCGGAGCCTGGGGCCGGAGCTGGGCGGCTCCATCGGGCTGATCTTCGCCTTTGCCAACGCGGTGGCCGTGGCCATGCACACGGTGGGCTTCGCTGAAACCGTGCGGGACCTGCTGCAG GAGCACAACTCCCTTATTGTGGACCCCACCAATGACATCCGCATCATCGGGGTTGTCACCGTGACGGTGCTGCTGGGCATCTCCCTGGCTGGCATGGAGTGGGAGGCCAAG GCACAGATACTGTTTTTCCTGGTCATCTTGGTTTCCTTCATCAATTACTTGGTGGGGACAGTGATCCCGGCCACCATAGAGAAGCAGTCGAAGGGCTTCTTCAGCTACCGAG ccGACATCTTTGCCCAGAACTTCGTGCCCAACTGGCGCGGACCCGAGGGCTCCTTCTTTggcttgttttccattttcttcccatcAGCAACCGGCATCCTGGCTGGGGCCAACATTTCAGGTGACCTGAAG GATCCTGCCGTGGCCATCCCCAAGGGCACCTTGATGGCCATCTTCTGGACCACCGTGTCCTACCTGGTGCTTTCTGCTACGATTG GCTCCTGCGTGGTCCGGGACGCCTCGGGCAGCCTGAACGACACCGTGGCCATGGGATCGACAGGCTGCGAGGGACTGGCCTGCGCTTTGGGCTGGAACTTCACCACCTGcacccagcagcagagctgccgCTACGGGCTCAGCAACTACTACCAG AGCATGAGCATGGTGTCCGGATTCGGCCCCCTCATCACCGCAGGGATCTTTGGCGCGACCCTCTCCTCAGCACTGGCCTGCCTCGTCTCAGCCCCCAAAGTCTTCCAG TGTCTCTGCAAGGACCAGCTCTACCCTCTCATAGGCTTCTTCGGGAAGGGCTACGGGAGGAACAACGAGCCCATCCGCGGCTACATGCTCACCTATGTCATCGCTGTCGGCTTCATCCTCATTG ccGAACTCAACGCCATCGCCCCCATCATTTCCAacttctttctctgctcctACGCCCTCATCAACTTCAGCTGCTTCCATGCCTCCATCACCAACTCCCCAG GCTGGCGACCCTCCTTTCGGTATTACAGCAAGTGGGCTGCGCTCTTCGGGGCTGCCATCTCGGTGGTGATCATGTTCCTGCTGACCTGGTGGGCAGCTCTCATCGCCTTTGGCATCGTCATCTTCCTCCTCGGATATGTCCTCTACAAAAAGCCAG ACGTCAACTGGGGCTCCTCCATGCAAGCCAGCTCGTACAACATGGCCCTCAGCTACTCGGTGGGGCTGAGCGAAGTGGATGAGCACATCAAGAACTACAG ACCTCAGTGCCTGGTGCTCACTGGCCCTCCCAATTTCCGCCCGGCCCTGGTGGACTTCGTGGGCACATTCACCAAGAACCTCAGCTTGATGCTCTGTGGCAACGTGCTGATT GGACCACAGAAGCAGAAGGTGCCAGAGTCCCGGCTGACTGCAGACGGTCACACCAAGTGGCTTGTGAAGAGGAAGATAAAAGCTTTCTACACGGATGTGGTGGCTGAGGATCTGAGAAGCGGTGTCCAGATGTTAATCCAG GCTGCCGGCCTTGGGAAGATGAGACCCAACATCCTGGTGCTGGGCTACAAGAGGAACTGGCGGACGGCATCCCCGCAGAGCCTGGAGGACTACGTGGGCATCCTGCA cgATGCGTTCGATTTCAAGTACGGCGTGTGCTTGATGAGAATGAAGGAAGGGCTGAACGTTTCCCGAGTGATGCAGGCTCACG ttAACCCCGGGTTTGACGCAGCGGAGCTCCCGGGGAACGGCactggcagcagagcagccctgggcaCAG caGACTCTGCCACTCTGAGTGGCGCGCAGCAGGCGAGCACCATCTTCCAGAGCGAGCAGGGCAAGAAGACCATCGACATTTACTGGCTCTTCGACGATGGAG GTCTCACGCTGCTCATCCCCTACCTCCTGGGGCGCAAGAAGCGCTGGGGAAAGTGCAAAATTCGGGTGTTCGTCGGTGGGCAGATCAACAGGATGGATGAGGAGAGGAAGGC GATCGTCTCTCTGCTGAGCAAGTTCCGCCTTGGCTTCCACGAGGTCCACATCCTCCCGGACATCAACCAGAAACCGCGGCCGGAGCA CATCAAGAGGTTCAATGACCTGATCGCTCCCTTCAGGCTGAACGACGGCTTCAAGGATGAGGCCGTGGTGCACGAGATGAAGCAGGGCTGTCCCTGGAAGATTTCTGACGAGGAGGTCGATATAAACAGAGCCAAG TCACTCCGACAAGTGCGGCTGAATGAGATCTTGCTGGATTACTCACGGGACGCGGCGCTCATAGCCAT GAAGGGTcgctgccccagctccctctaCATGGCCTGGCTTGAGACCCTCTCGCAGGACCTGCGGCCCCCTGTCATCCTCACCCGGGGAAACCAAGAGAACGTGCTGACCTTTTACTGCCAATAA